The following proteins come from a genomic window of Nicotiana tomentosiformis chromosome 12, ASM39032v3, whole genome shotgun sequence:
- the LOC104117714 gene encoding LOW QUALITY PROTEIN: (13S,14R)-1,13-dihydroxy-N-methylcanadine 13-O-acetyltransferase AT1-like (The sequence of the model RefSeq protein was modified relative to this genomic sequence to represent the inferred CDS: inserted 1 base in 1 codon; substituted 1 base at 1 genomic stop codon), with translation MIFQKETMEVKILTTKLIKPSSATPNYLENYKLLFFDQIADEAHLPLILFYPPCNNNTNNNSTAEDQLEQSLFRTLAHIYLVANRFTEDNSSIYCADQGVKFINAKVNCKLNGFLEKAQKDVNHAISCWHQDTWDVDESNLFITPISIVQVTQFNCGGMALSMSPAHTAMDGFTTFTFVHERSNVCKLGIPIEKINFLSFNMAKIFQPRDVSXILLPRVPXENRMDSKLDAKKLYINQDSISRLTKELTKSTNSRALFFKPSRVEMIIALDKG, from the exons ATGATTTTCCAAAAGGAAACCATGGAAGTTAAAATCTTGACAACAAAGTTGATAAAACCATCTTCAGCAACTCCAAATTACCTTGAAAATTACAAACTATTATTCTTTGATCAAATAGCTGATGAGGCACATTTACCTCTTATTCTTTTCTATCCTCCTTGCAACAACAACACCAACAATAATAGTACAGCTGAAGATCAGCTCGAGCAATCTTTATTTAGAACTTTAGCCCATATTTACCTAGTTGCTAATAGATTTACTGAGGATAACTCCTCGATTTACTGCGCCGATCAAGGGGTTAAATTTATTAACGCCAAGGTAAATTGTAAGCTCAATGGCTTTCTTGAGAAAGCACAAAAAGATGTCAATCATGCCATATCTTGTTGGCATCAAGATACTTGGGATGTTGATGAAAGTAATTTGTTCATAACACCAATTAGCATTGTGCAAGTCACACAATTCAATTGCGGTGGCATGGCTCTTTCTATGAGCCCTGCACATACCGCAATGGATGGTTTCACAACTTTCACATTCGTTCACGAGCGGTCAAACGTGTGCAAATTGGGGATTCCTATAGAGAAAATCAACTTTTTGAGCTTTAATATGGCTAAGATTTTCCAACCAAGAGATGTATCATAAATTCTCTTGCCTCGTGTCC AGGAAAATCGTATGGACTCTAAACTAGATGCCAAGAAGTTATACATCAACCAAGATTCTATTTCAAGGCTCACAAAAGAATTAACAAAATCAACGAATTCTAGAGCTTTATTCTTTAAGCCCTCAAGAGTTGAAATGATTATAGCACTTGATAAAGGATGA